In Rhodococcus qingshengii JCM 15477, the sequence AGGGCGTGGTAGAGGACTACGCCGACGAGGCCGATCTCCATGAGGCCGACGAGGGGGTTCTTGTACGTGTCGATGACGGCGTCGTACGTATCGGGATTGACCCGAACGAGTGCCGTATCGAGAACGTGTACGAATAGGAAGAAGAAAGTAGCGACGCCTGTGATCCGGTGTAGAACCCAGGACCACATTCCGGGGTCGCCCCGGTAAAGCGACCTCGTGCGCTCCTTCTGAGGAGCGGCTTCAGTCGTAGTACTCATCGAGTGCTGTGCCTCCAACGTCATTGGTGGACGCGTCGAGCCTGCAGAGAGCTTCGATGTACCTCAGCCCGGGCTCGACGGGATCCTGAACCGACTTGACTCAGACTCTAAACCTATGTGAAACCGGGAACTAATCAGATGCGGGATTCGTACGCGTACCAAACTCTTTGTAAGGTTTGCCTTTCCAATCTCGCCGAGACGGTTTCGGCGTGGTTTCTGCATCCATTCAGTCGGCGTGATTGGATAACGAACCATGGGTGACATCGACTGGAAGTTGTTGCGGCACAACGCGCAAGTGGTCATGCGGCACGCCTATGCGCCGTACTCGGGGTACGCGGTGGGTGCAGCGGCCCTGGTAGACGATGGTCGGATCGTCT encodes:
- the sdhC gene encoding succinate dehydrogenase, cytochrome b556 subunit: MSTTTEAAPQKERTRSLYRGDPGMWSWVLHRITGVATFFFLFVHVLDTALVRVNPDTYDAVIDTYKNPLVGLMEIGLVGVVLYHALNGVRVMLVDFWSKGPKYQRVMLWTILTIWFLVMIPGAGRILINMFAEH